Proteins from one Pleuronectes platessa chromosome 16, fPlePla1.1, whole genome shotgun sequence genomic window:
- the dnmt1 gene encoding DNA (cytosine-5)-methyltransferase 1 — translation MPARTSLSLPEDVRTRLQVLDEDAGSDEEHVKEKLKLVHDFLNVDAQDQLSSLEEKRKSSEISMDVYISKVKALLGKELKLGNESHDDGVDQKEKTNGFTNGSHKDEDGEDVTMDVQEDEEEVKSPTASKGKGGRRSKANSDAKKSPASARVTRNAGKQPSILSMFSKVQKRKSEDLNGESPNGQNELKQEEDVEETREEKRLKVDTNEKTAPEESKSEIVKTVTAAKTPPPKCPDCRQYLDDSDLKFFQGDPDTALDEPEMLTDERLSLFDSNEDGFESYDDLPQHKITNFSVYDKRGHLCPFDAGLIEKNVELYFSCVVKPIYDDNPCLDGGVPAKKLGPVNAWWITGFDGGEKALIGFTTAFADYILMHPSEEYGPIFALMQEKIYMSKIVVEFLQKNPDTSYEDLLNKIETTVPPAGLNFNCFTEDTLLRHAQFVVEQVESYDEAGDPDEQPIIVTPCMRDLIKLAGVTLGKRRAARRQAIRHPTKIEKDSKGPTKATTTELVSQIFDTFFSDQIEQNDKENGAKRQRCGVCEVCQSPDCGKCLACKDMIKFGGGGKSKQACKQRRCPNLAVKEAEDDETIEEEDVPVEKPKKVSQAKRKKQSQCKLTWIGESVQTEGKKKYYKKFSVNDEVLEVGDCVSVSSEDPSTPLYLARITSLWEDGSGKMFHAHWFLRGTQTVLGESSDPLELVLVDECEDMQLNYVQGKVNIMYKPPSDNWFMEGGMDKEIKVIDDDGKSFFYQFWYDTDYARFETPPTTTPSDCKFRFCSSCERSKERAERECPRAFEPLGNEASDSKALFALASFKGEQFRVGDGVYLPSETFHFSVKPASPVKRSHRKEDVDEDLYPEYYRKSSDYIKGSNQDAPEPFRIGRIKEIFCHRRSNGKSDTSEVKLRIYKFYRPENTHKGVKSSYHTDINQLYWSDEEVTVSMAEVLGRCQVEYSEDLNESVQDYSSGGPDRFYFLEAYNAKSKGFEDPPNHARSAVQKGKGKGKGKGKGKGKSSSAAQEQQDSQNEPQAPKLSKYRTLDVFSGCGGLSEGFHQAGISETLWAIEMWEPAAQAFRLNNPGTTVFTEDCNVLLKLVMSGEKTNSLGQKLPQKGDVEMLCGGPPCQGFSGMNRFNSRTYSKFKNSLVVSYLSYCDYYRPKFFLLENVRNFVSFKKSMILKLTLRCLVRMGYQCTFGVLQAGQYGVAQTRRRAIIIAVAPGEKLPRYPEPLHVFAPRACSLSVVVDEKKYFSNTTRGNGGIYRTITVRDTMSDLPEIRNGANALEISYNGEPQSWFQRQIRGTQYQPILKDHICKDMSALVEARMRHIPLAPGSDWRDLPNIEVRLKDGTMTKKLRFSHPDKKNGRSSTGALRGVCACSGGTPCDPADRQFNTLIPWCLPHTGNRHNHWAGLYGRLEWDGFFSTTVTNPEPMGKQGRVLHAEQHRVVSVRECARSQGFPDTYRFFGNILDKHRQVGNAVPPPLSRALGLELKKCVLERMKEEHAKENIKQEKMEVTD, via the exons ATGCCGGCCAGGACCTCCCTGTCGCTGCCAGAGGATGTCAGGACAAG GCTGCAGGTGCTGGATGAGGATGCGGGTTCAGACGAG GAACACGTCAAAGAGAAGCTCAAGTTGGTGCATGACTTCCTCAATGTTGATGCTCAGGACCAGCTGAGCAgcctggaggagaaaaggaaaagttCAGAGATCTCAATG GATGTTTACATCTCTAAAGTAAAGGCCTTGCTTGGAAAAGAGCTCAAGCTTGGAAATGAGTCGCATGATGATGGCGTGGATCAGAAGGAGAAGACAAATGGTTTCACTAACGGTTCCCACAAAGATGAGGATGGTGAAGATGTTACAATGGATGttcaggaggatgaggaggaggtcaagTCACCAACTGCTTCTAAAGGGAAAGGTGGACGCAGGAGCAAGGCAAACTCTGATGCCAAAa aGTCTCCTGCCAGCGcaagggttacaagaaatgctGGAAAACAGCCAAGCATCTTGTCAATGTTCTCTAAAGT TCAAAAGCGCAAGTCCGAGGATTTGAATGGAGAATCTCCTAATGGGCAAAATGAGCTGAAGCAGGAAGAAGATGTTGAGGAG ACTCGGGAGGAGAAACGTCTCAAAGTGGACACTAATGAAAA AACTGCTCCAGAAGAATCAAAGAGCGAGATTGTCAAGACAGTAACTGCTGCAAAG acaCCACCACCAAAATGCCCAGACTGCAGACAATACTTGGATGATTCAGATCTTAAGTTTTTTCAAGGAGATCCTGATACTGCG CTGGATGAACCAGAGATGTTAACAGATGAGCGGCTCTCCTTGTTTGATTCGAATGAGGATGGATTTGAGAGTTATGATGATCTGCCACAGCACAAGATTACAAACTTCAG tgtgtaTGATAAGCGTGGCCACCTTTGTCCATTTGACGCTGGACTGATTGAGAAGAATGTAGAGCTCTACTTTAGCTGTGTTGTTAAACCAATTTATGATGACAACCCTTGCTTGGATG GTGGTGTCCCTGCAAAGAAGCTTGGACCCGTCAATGCTTGGTGGATCACTGGTTTCGATGGAGGAGAAAAGGCTTTAATTGGATTCACTACAG CTTTTGCTGATTACATCCTAATGCATCCAAGTGAGGAGTACGGGCCAATCTTTGCACTGATGCAGGAGAAGATCTACATGAGCAAGATAGTTGTGGAATTCCTCCAGAAGAATCCTGACACTAGTTATGAAGACCTTCTGAACAAGATTGAG ACAACCGTGCCTCCCGCAGGGCTGAACTTCAACTGCTTCACTGAGGACACTCTGCTGCGGCACGCTCAGTTTGTGGTGGAACAGGTGGAGAGCTACGATGAGGCTGGCGACCCTGATGAGCAGCCAATCATTGTCACACCGTGTATGAGAGACCTGATCAAGCTGGCTGGAGTCACTCTCGGAAAGAG GAGAGCTGCCAGAAGACAGGCCATTCGTCACCCAACAAAGATAGAGAAGGACAGCAAGGGGCCGACGAAGGCGACTACCACCGAGCTGGTCTCCCAAATCTTTGATACCTTCTTCTCTGACCAAATAGAGCAGAATGACAAAGAAAATGGAGCCAAAAGACAGCGCTGTGGTGTCTGTGAG GTTTGCCAGTCTCCTGATTGTGGCAAGTGTTTAGCTTGCAAGGACATGATCAAATTTGGAGGAGGTGGCAAAAGCAAGCAGGCTTGCAAGCAGAGGAG GTGCCCAAACCTTGCAGTGAAGGAGGCTGAAGACGATGAGACCATTGAAGAGGAAGATGTTCCGGTGGAGAAGCCCAAAAAGGTTTCTCAGGCTAAGAGAAAGAAGCAGAGTCAGTGCAAACTGACCTGGATTGGAGAATCTGTTcag ACTGAGGGAAAGAAGAAATACTACAAGAAGTTCTCTGTGAACGATGAAGTGCTGGAGGTGGGAGACTGTGTCTCCGTTTCATCTGAGGATCCATCCACCCCTCTGTATCTGGCGAG GATCACATCCCTGTGGGAGGACGGCAGTGGAAAAATGTTCCACGCCCACTGGTTCCTTCGTGGGACTCAGACAGTGCTGGGAGAGTCTTCTGATCCATTGGAGCTCGTCCTTGTGGATGAGTGTGAAGACATGCAGCTCAATTATGTCCAAGGCAAAGTGAACATCATGTATAAGCCCCCATCTGACAATTGGTTTATGGAG ggtGGCATGGATAAGGAAATCAAGGTGATTGACGATGACGGAAAGAGCTTTTTCTATCAGTTTTGGTACGACACAGATTATGCACGTTTTGAGACCCCTCCCACTACCACTCCGTCAGACTGCAAGTTCAG ATTCTGTAGCAGCTGTGAAAGGAGTAAAGAGAGAGCCGAACGGGAATGTCCTCGCGCTTTTGAGCCCCTTGGGAATGAAGCAAGCGACTCTAAGGCTCTGTTTGCGCTGGCCTCCTTTAAGGGGGAGCAGTTTAGGGTGGGAGATGGCGTCTATTTGCCTTCTGAGACTTTTCATTTCAG TGTTAAACCAGCTAGTCCAGTGAAGCGCTCCCACAGAAAAGAGGATGTGGATGAGGACTTGTACCCAGAGTATTACAGGAAGTCCTCTGACTACATCAAGGGCTCAAACCAGGATGCTCCAGAGCCCTTCCGCATCGGGCGCATCAAGGAGATCTTCTGTCACAGGCGTAGCAACGGAAAATCTGACACGTCTGAGGTCAAACTGCGAATTTACAAGTTCTACAG GCCCGAGAACACTCACAAAGGCGTCAAATCCAGTTACCACACAGATATCAATCAGCTGTACTGGAGTGATGAAGAAGTTACTGTCAGCATGGCCGAGGTGCTCGGCCGCTGTCAGGTAGAATATTCAGAAGACCTGAATGAGTCTGTCCAGGACTATTCCAGTGGTGGACCTGACCGCTTCTACTTCCTGGAG GCCTATAATGCAAAATCTAAAGGTTTTGAAGACCCTCCGAATCACGCTCGCTCAGCTGTGCAAAAAGGCAAAGGAAAGGGTAAAGGGAAAG GTAAAGGCAAAGGAAAATCATCATCAGCTGCTCAGGAACAGCAGGACTCTCAGAATGAGCCACAGGCACCTAAATTGTCTAAATATCGCACACTTGATGTGTTCTCTGGTTGTGGTGGACTCTCTGAAGGCTTCCACCAGGCTG GTATCTCCGAGACACTGTGGGCCATTGAGATGTGGGAGCCTGCAGCACAGGCCTTCAGGCTCAACAACCCTGGCACCACAGTTTTCACTGAGGACTGCAACGTCTTGCTGAAGTTGGTCATGTCTGGAGAGAAGACGAATTCCCTGGGCCAGAAGCTGCCTCAGAAGGGTGATGTGGAGATGCTGTGTGGAGGACCTCCCTGTCAAGGGTTCAGTGGGATGAACCGCTTCAACTCTCGCACTTATTCCAAATTCAAGAACTCGCTTGTAGTCTCCTATCTCAG TTACTGTGATTACTACAGACCCAAGTTTTTCCTGCTTGAGAATGTGAGGAACTTTGTGTCGTTCAAAAAATCCATGATCCTAAAGCTGACACTGCGCTGTCTTGTGCGCATGGGTTACCAGTGCACCTTTGGTGTCCTTCAG GCTGGTCAGTATGGTGTCGCTCAGACCCGTCGCAGGGCCATCATCATTGCTGTGGCTCCTGGAGAGAAGCTGCCTCGCTATCCCGAGCCACTGCATGTGTTTGCTCCCAGAGCTTGCTCTCTGAGCGTAGTGGTGGATGAAAAGAAATACTTCAGTAATACCACACG AGGTAATGGAGGAATCTACAGAACCATCACTGTCCGTGACACCATGTCTGACCTGCCAGAGATTCGCAACGGTGCAAATGCACTGGAGATTTCCTACAATGGAGAACCTCAGTCTTGGTTCCAGAGGCAGATCAGAGGAACACAGTATCAGCCTATCCTCAAAGATCATATCTGCAAG GACATGAGTGCTCTGGTTGAGGCTCGGATGCGTCACATCCCCTTGGCTCCAGGCTCTGACTGGAGGGATCTGCCCAACATTGAAGTTCGGCTGAAAGACGGAACCATGACCAAGAAACTGCGCTTCTCCCaccctgataaaaaaaatgggcgCAGCAGCACTGGCGCACTCAGAGGTGTCTGTGCTTGTTCAGGAG GGACGCCATGTGACCCTGCAGACAGGCAGTTTAACACTCTGATCCCCTGGTGTCTGCCCCACACTGGTAACCGTCACAATCACTGGGCTGGACTCTACGGGAGACTGGAGTGGGATGGCTTCTTCAGCACAACTGTTACCAACCCTGAACCTATGGGCAAGCAG GGCCGTGTTCTGCATGCTGAGCAGCACCGAGTGGTTAGTGTGAGGGAATGTGCTCGCTCTCAGGGATTCCCCGACACCTACCGCTTCTTTGGAAACATCCTGGATAAACACAGACAG GTTGGAAATGCTgtgccccctcccctctccaggGCCTTGGGCCTGGAGCTTAAGAAGTGTGTCCTGGAGAGAATGAAGGAAGAACATGCAAAGG AGAATATTAaacaggagaagatggaggtcACTGATTAG